A DNA window from Bradyrhizobium sp. CCBAU 53421 contains the following coding sequences:
- the rplJ gene encoding 50S ribosomal protein L10, giving the protein MERAAKKESVEQLNEVFKTTSVAIVAHYSGLTVAQMQKLRMQMKQAGASVKVSKNRLAKIALEGTDVAAIGSLLKGPTVIATSNDPVAAPKVAIEFAKANEKFVILGGSMGKTVLNVDSVKALASLPSLDELRGKIVGLLVAPATKLAQLSNAPAAKLARVIQAHASKGEAA; this is encoded by the coding sequence GTGGAACGAGCGGCAAAAAAAGAGTCGGTCGAACAACTTAACGAGGTCTTCAAGACCACGTCGGTTGCGATCGTTGCTCATTATTCCGGCCTCACCGTGGCCCAGATGCAGAAGCTGCGCATGCAGATGAAGCAGGCGGGCGCATCGGTGAAGGTCTCGAAGAACCGTCTCGCCAAAATTGCTCTTGAAGGCACTGACGTCGCTGCCATCGGCTCCCTGCTGAAGGGGCCGACCGTGATCGCTACTTCGAACGATCCGGTTGCGGCGCCAAAGGTTGCCATCGAATTCGCCAAGGCGAACGAGAAGTTCGTCATCCTCGGCGGCTCGATGGGTAAAACCGTCCTGAATGTCGACAGCGTGAAGGCGCTCGCCTCACTGCCGTCGCTCGACGAACTGCGCGGCAAGATCGTTGGCCTCCTCGTGGCGCCGGCGACCAAGCTTGCTCAGCTGTCCAACGCGCCCGCGGCCAAGCTCGCACGCGTCATTCAGGCTCATGCCTCAAAGGGCGAAGCGGCCTGA
- the rplL gene encoding 50S ribosomal protein L7/L12, giving the protein MADLQKIVDDLSSLTVLEAAELAKLLEEKWGVSAAAAVAVAGPAAGGAAAAPAEEKTDFTVVLASAGDKKIEVIKEVRAITGLGLKEAKDLVEGAPKPVKEGVNKEEADKIKAQLEKAGAKVDLK; this is encoded by the coding sequence ATGGCTGATCTGCAGAAAATCGTCGACGACCTCTCGAGCCTCACCGTGCTCGAAGCGGCCGAACTCGCCAAGCTCCTCGAAGAAAAGTGGGGCGTGTCCGCCGCTGCCGCCGTCGCGGTTGCTGGCCCGGCTGCCGGCGGCGCTGCCGCTGCTCCGGCTGAAGAGAAGACCGACTTCACCGTCGTGCTGGCCTCGGCCGGCGACAAGAAGATCGAAGTCATCAAGGAAGTCCGCGCCATCACCGGCCTGGGCCTGAAGGAAGCCAAGGACCTCGTCGAAGGCGCTCCGAAGCCCGTCAAGGAAGGCGTGAACAAGGAAGAAGCCGACAAGATCAAGGCCCAGCTCGAGAAGGCTGGCGCCAAGGTCGACCTCAAGTAA
- the rpoB gene encoding DNA-directed RNA polymerase subunit beta, whose amino-acid sequence MAQQTFTGRKRVRKFFGHIKEVAEMPNLIEVQKASYDQFLMVDEPAGGRLDEGLQAVFRSVFPISDFSGTSMLEFVRYEFEQPKYDVDECRQRGMTFAAPLKVTLRLIVFDIDEETGAKSVKDIKEQDVYMGDIPLMTMNGTFVVNGTERVIVSQMHRSPGVFFDHDKGKTHSSGKLLFAARVIPYRGSWLDIEFDAKDIVFARIDRRRKLPVTSLMYALGLDGEQILSTFYKKITYKRTKDGWRVPFDANRFRGYSTVNDLIDADTGKVVLEAGKKLTVRQARQLQEKGLKALRMSDEELVGNYLAEDLVNPKTGEIYAEAGEEITEKSLKVLNEQGYKDLPLLDIDHVNVGAYIRNTLSADKNMTREDALFDIYRVMRPGEPPTLDSAQAMFQSLFFDAERYDLSAVGRVKMNMRLELDAPDTHRTLRKEDILAVIKTLVDLRDGKGEIDDIDHLGNRRVRSVGELMENQYRIGLLRMERAIKERMSSVDIDTVMPQDLINAKPAAAAVREFFGSSQLSQFMDQTNPLSEITHKRRLSALGPGGLTRERAGFEVRDVHPTHYGRICPIETPEGPNIGLINSLATFARVNKYGFVETPYRKIKDGRVTDEVVYLSAMEEGRYRVAQANVPLDAKGRFTDDLVVCRHAGEVLPVTPDKVDYMDVSPKQLVSVAAALIPFLENDDANRALMGSNMQRQAVPLVRAEAPFVGTGMEGVVARDSGAAIAARRSGVIDQIDATRVVIRATEDLDPTKSGVDIYRLMKYQRSNQSTCINQRPLVKVGDIVKKGDIIADGPSTDLGELALGRNVLVAFMPWNGYNFEDSILLSERIVKDDVFTSIHIEEFEVMARDTKLGPEEITRDIPNVSEEALKNLDEAGIVYIGAEVRAGDILVGKITPKGESPMTPEEKLLRAIFGEKASDVRDTSLRVPPGVQGTIVEVRVFNRHGVDKDERALAIEREEIERLAKDRDDEQAILDRNVYNRLAELLENRQGIAGPKGFKKDTKITRAVLDEYPKSQWWLFASPNDKLMAEIEAMRKQYDESKKGLEQRFLDKVEKLQRGDELPPGVMKMVKVFVAVKRKIQPGDKMAGRHGNKGVVSKIVPIEDMPFLEDGTHADIVLNPLGVPSRMNVGQILETHLGWACAGLGKRIGQTIDAYYQKQDLKPLRETLKKIYGEDETIKSLNDNELVELGRNLSHGVPIATPVFDGAKEADIEEMLKLAGFDASGQSTVYDGRTGDAFDRKVTMGYIYMLKLHHLVDDKIHARSIGPYSLVTQQPLGGKAQFGGQRFGEMEVWALEAYGAAYTLQEMLTVKSDDVAGRTKVYEAIVRGDDTFEAGIPESFNVLVKEMRSLGLNVDLHNSKVGPAPTSEAAE is encoded by the coding sequence ATGGCGCAGCAGACATTCACCGGTCGCAAACGCGTACGCAAGTTTTTCGGTCACATCAAGGAAGTCGCCGAGATGCCGAACCTCATCGAGGTTCAGAAGGCGTCCTATGACCAGTTCCTGATGGTTGACGAGCCGGCCGGTGGTCGCCTCGACGAGGGCCTGCAGGCGGTGTTCCGTTCGGTGTTCCCGATCTCGGACTTCTCCGGCACCTCGATGCTCGAATTCGTCCGCTACGAGTTCGAACAGCCGAAATATGACGTCGACGAGTGCCGCCAGCGCGGCATGACCTTCGCTGCGCCGCTCAAGGTGACGCTGCGCCTCATCGTGTTCGATATCGACGAGGAAACCGGCGCCAAGTCGGTGAAGGACATCAAGGAGCAGGACGTCTACATGGGCGACATCCCGCTCATGACGATGAACGGCACCTTCGTCGTCAACGGCACCGAGCGCGTCATCGTCTCGCAGATGCACCGTTCGCCCGGCGTGTTCTTCGACCACGACAAGGGCAAGACCCATTCGTCCGGCAAGCTGTTGTTTGCCGCGCGCGTGATTCCGTATCGCGGTTCCTGGCTCGACATCGAGTTCGACGCCAAGGACATCGTGTTCGCGCGCATCGACCGCCGCCGCAAGCTGCCCGTGACCTCGTTGATGTACGCGCTCGGTCTCGACGGCGAGCAGATCCTGTCGACCTTCTACAAGAAGATCACCTACAAGCGGACCAAGGACGGATGGCGTGTGCCGTTCGATGCCAACCGCTTCCGCGGCTACTCGACCGTCAACGACCTGATCGACGCCGACACCGGCAAGGTGGTGCTCGAGGCCGGCAAGAAGCTGACCGTGCGCCAGGCGCGCCAGCTTCAGGAGAAGGGCCTGAAGGCGCTGCGCATGTCGGACGAGGAACTCGTCGGCAACTATCTCGCCGAGGATCTCGTCAACCCGAAGACCGGCGAGATCTACGCCGAAGCCGGCGAGGAGATCACCGAGAAGTCGCTCAAGGTGCTGAACGAGCAGGGTTACAAGGACCTGCCGCTGCTCGACATCGACCACGTCAATGTCGGCGCCTACATCCGCAACACGCTGTCGGCCGACAAGAACATGACGCGTGAGGACGCGCTGTTCGACATCTACCGCGTGATGCGTCCGGGCGAGCCGCCGACGCTGGATTCGGCGCAGGCGATGTTCCAGTCGCTGTTCTTCGATGCCGAGCGCTACGACCTCTCCGCGGTCGGCCGCGTCAAGATGAACATGCGCCTCGAGCTCGATGCGCCCGACACCCATCGCACGCTGCGCAAGGAAGACATCCTGGCGGTCATCAAGACGCTGGTCGACCTGCGCGACGGCAAGGGCGAGATCGACGACATCGACCACCTCGGCAACCGCCGGGTGCGCTCGGTCGGCGAGCTCATGGAGAACCAGTACCGGATCGGCCTGCTCCGCATGGAGCGCGCGATCAAGGAGCGCATGTCGAGCGTCGATATCGACACCGTGATGCCGCAGGACCTGATCAACGCCAAGCCCGCGGCCGCCGCGGTGCGCGAGTTCTTCGGTTCCTCGCAGCTGTCGCAGTTCATGGACCAGACCAACCCGCTGTCGGAGATCACCCACAAGCGGCGCCTGTCGGCGCTTGGCCCGGGCGGTCTGACCCGCGAGCGTGCCGGCTTCGAAGTCCGCGACGTGCATCCGACGCATTACGGCCGTATCTGCCCGATCGAAACGCCGGAAGGTCCGAACATCGGCCTGATCAACTCGCTGGCGACGTTCGCGCGCGTCAACAAGTACGGCTTCGTCGAGACGCCCTATCGCAAGATCAAGGACGGCCGGGTCACCGACGAGGTGGTCTATCTGTCGGCGATGGAAGAGGGCCGCTACCGCGTCGCGCAGGCCAACGTGCCGCTCGATGCCAAGGGCCGCTTCACCGACGATCTGGTGGTCTGCCGTCATGCCGGCGAAGTGCTGCCGGTGACGCCGGACAAGGTCGACTACATGGACGTGTCGCCGAAGCAGCTGGTTTCGGTCGCCGCGGCGCTGATCCCGTTCCTCGAGAACGACGACGCCAACCGCGCGCTGATGGGCTCGAACATGCAGCGCCAGGCGGTGCCGCTGGTTCGCGCCGAGGCGCCGTTCGTCGGCACCGGCATGGAAGGCGTGGTCGCCCGTGACTCGGGCGCGGCGATTGCCGCGCGCCGCTCGGGCGTGATCGACCAGATCGACGCCACCCGCGTCGTGATCCGCGCCACCGAGGATCTCGATCCGACCAAGTCGGGCGTCGATATCTACCGGCTGATGAAGTACCAGCGTTCCAACCAGTCGACCTGCATCAACCAGCGTCCGCTGGTGAAGGTCGGCGACATCGTCAAGAAGGGCGACATCATCGCCGACGGTCCGTCGACCGATCTCGGCGAGCTCGCGCTCGGCCGCAACGTGCTGGTCGCGTTCATGCCGTGGAACGGCTACAACTTCGAAGACTCGATCCTGCTCTCCGAGCGGATCGTGAAGGACGACGTCTTCACCTCGATTCATATCGAAGAATTCGAGGTGATGGCCCGCGATACCAAGCTCGGTCCTGAGGAAATCACCCGCGACATTCCGAACGTCTCGGAAGAAGCGCTGAAGAACCTCGACGAAGCCGGTATCGTCTACATCGGTGCGGAAGTCCGCGCCGGCGACATCCTGGTCGGCAAGATCACGCCGAAGGGCGAGAGCCCGATGACGCCGGAAGAGAAGCTGCTCCGCGCCATCTTCGGCGAGAAGGCCTCCGACGTCCGCGATACCTCGCTGCGCGTGCCTCCGGGCGTGCAGGGCACCATCGTGGAAGTCCGCGTGTTCAACCGCCACGGCGTCGACAAGGACGAGCGTGCGCTGGCGATCGAGCGGGAAGAGATCGAGCGTCTGGCCAAGGACCGCGACGACGAGCAGGCGATCCTGGACCGCAACGTCTACAACCGCCTCGCCGAGCTCTTGGAGAACCGCCAGGGCATCGCCGGCCCGAAGGGCTTCAAGAAGGATACCAAGATCACCCGTGCGGTGCTCGACGAGTATCCGAAGTCGCAGTGGTGGCTGTTCGCCTCGCCGAACGACAAGCTGATGGCCGAGATCGAGGCCATGCGGAAGCAGTACGACGAGTCGAAGAAGGGCCTCGAGCAGCGCTTCCTCGACAAGGTCGAGAAGCTGCAGCGTGGCGACGAGCTGCCGCCCGGCGTGATGAAGATGGTCAAGGTCTTCGTCGCGGTGAAGCGCAAGATCCAGCCCGGCGACAAGATGGCCGGCCGTCACGGCAACAAGGGCGTGGTGTCGAAGATCGTGCCGATCGAGGACATGCCGTTCCTCGAGGACGGTACCCATGCCGACATCGTGCTCAATCCGCTCGGCGTGCCGTCGCGCATGAACGTCGGTCAGATCCTCGAGACCCATCTCGGTTGGGCCTGCGCCGGCCTCGGCAAGCGCATCGGCCAGACCATCGACGCCTATTATCAGAAGCAGGACCTCAAGCCGCTGCGCGAGACCCTGAAGAAGATCTACGGCGAGGATGAAACCATCAAGTCGCTGAACGACAACGAGCTGGTCGAACTCGGCCGCAATCTGAGCCACGGCGTGCCGATCGCGACGCCGGTGTTCGACGGCGCCAAGGAAGCCGACATCGAGGAGATGCTGAAGCTCGCGGGCTTCGACGCCTCCGGCCAGTCGACCGTCTATGACGGCCGCACCGGCGATGCGTTCGATCGCAAGGTGACGATGGGCTACATCTACATGCTCAAGCTGCACCATCTCGTGGACGACAAGATCCACGCGCGTTCGATCGGTCCGTACTCGCTCGTCACCCAGCAGCCGCTGGGCGGCAAGGCGCAGTTCGGCGGCCAGCGCTTCGGCGAAATGGAGGTCTGGGCGCTGGAAGCCTACGGCGCCGCCTACACGCTGCAGGAAATGCTGACCGTGAAGTCGGACGACGTCGCCGGCCGTACCAAGGTGTACGAGGCGATCGTGCGCGGCGACGACACATTCGAGGCCGGTATTCCGGAATCGTTCAACGTGCTGGTCAAGGAAATGCGCTCGCTCGGCCTCAACGTCGACCTGCACAATTCCAAGGTGGGACCGGCGCCGACGTCGGAAGCGGCCGAGTAA
- the rpoC gene encoding DNA-directed RNA polymerase subunit beta', whose product MNQEIMNLFNPTTPAQVFDQIRISIASPEKILSWSYGEIKKPETINYRTFKPERDGLFCARIFGPIKDYECLCGKYKRMKYKGIICEKCSVEVTLSRVRRERMGHIELAAPVAHIWFLKSLPSRIGLLLDMTLKDLERILYFEYYVVLEPGLTALKDRQLLSEDEYLKAQDEYGQDSFTAMIGAEAIRELLKGLELEKLEATLRADMAETDSDIKHKKLAKRLKIVEAFRVSGNKPEWMIMTVVPVIPPDLRPLVPLDGGRFATSDLNDLYRRVINRNNRLKRLMELRAPDIIIRNEKRMLQEAVDALFDNGRRGRVITGANKRPLKSLADMLKGKQGRFRQNLLGKRVDYSGRSVIVVGPELRLHQCGLPKKMALELFKPFIYSRLDAKGLSTTVKQAKKLVEKERPEVWDILDEVIREHPVLLNRAPTLHRLGIQAFEPVLIEGKAIQLHPLVCAAFNADFDGDQMAVHVPLSLEAQLEARVLMMSTNNILHPANGQPIIVPSQDIVLGLYYVSIMREGLPGEGKIFGDMAELEHALHSKVIHLHTKIKYRWESLDDEGKLTKRWIETTAGRVMLGNLLPKSTKISYDIINKLMTKREISGVIDQVYRHCGQKETVIFCDRIMALGFYNAFKAGISFGKDDMVVPASKWKIVDQTRTLAKDFEQQYNDGLITHGEKYNKVVDAWSKAGEEVAKAMMKEISSTKKTAAGADADINSIYMMAHSGARGSPAQMRQLAGMRGLMAKPSGEIIETPIISNFKEGLSVLEYFNSTHGARKGLADTALKTANSGYLTRRLVDVAQDCIITQTDCGTTLGIKMRAIVDAGTVVASLGSRILGRTACDDVRDPATNEVIIKRDTLMEESHVDAIQQAGIQEVKIRSALTCELINGICAKCYGRDLARGTPVNHGEAVGVIAAQSIGEPGTQLTMRTFHIGGAAQLNEQSFVESNFDGKIVIRNKAIARNSEGSLIAMVRNMVVAIVDADGTERATHRIQYGSKMHVDEGDTVKRGQRIAEWDPYTRPVLTEVEGTIGFEDLVEGQSISETLDESTGIAKRVVIDWRTTRGGSDLRPAIVVKGKDGKVLKLARGGDARYMLSVDAILSVDINAKVMPGDILARISTESAKTRDITGGLPRVAELFEARKPKDAAIIAETAGTIRFGRDYKNKRRISIEPMDKTEEPREYLIPKGKHIHLQDGDIVEKGDFIVEGNPAPHDILAIKGIEELAAYLVNEIQEVYRLQGVLINDKHIEVIVRQMLQKVEVTDQGDTDMISGEQVDKIEFDALNTKAKEEGKKPATGTPVLLGITKASLQTRSFFSAASFQETTRVLTEAAVNGKIDPLEGLKENVIVGRLIPAGTGASMARIREVAVKRDKLILDEREKQQAAIVPTAPEAEPLALPPAE is encoded by the coding sequence ATGAACCAAGAGATTATGAATCTTTTCAATCCGACGACGCCGGCTCAGGTCTTCGACCAGATCCGGATTTCGATCGCGTCTCCGGAGAAGATTCTGTCCTGGTCCTACGGCGAGATCAAGAAGCCGGAGACCATCAACTACCGTACCTTCAAGCCGGAGCGTGACGGCCTGTTCTGCGCGCGCATCTTCGGGCCGATCAAGGACTACGAGTGCTTGTGCGGCAAGTACAAGCGGATGAAGTACAAGGGCATCATCTGCGAGAAGTGCTCGGTCGAGGTGACGCTGTCGCGCGTCCGGCGCGAGCGCATGGGCCATATCGAGCTGGCGGCCCCGGTCGCCCATATCTGGTTCCTGAAGTCGCTGCCGTCGCGCATCGGCCTGCTGCTCGACATGACGCTGAAGGATCTCGAGCGGATCCTGTACTTCGAATACTACGTCGTTCTCGAGCCGGGTCTGACCGCGCTGAAGGACCGTCAGCTGCTGTCTGAGGACGAGTATCTGAAGGCTCAGGACGAGTACGGCCAGGACAGCTTCACCGCCATGATCGGCGCCGAGGCGATCCGCGAGCTGCTCAAGGGTCTCGAGCTCGAGAAGCTCGAGGCGACGCTGCGTGCCGACATGGCGGAGACCGACTCCGACATCAAGCACAAGAAGCTCGCCAAGCGTCTGAAGATCGTCGAGGCCTTCCGCGTCTCCGGCAACAAGCCGGAATGGATGATCATGACGGTCGTGCCGGTGATCCCGCCGGACCTGCGTCCGCTGGTGCCGCTCGACGGCGGCCGGTTCGCGACCTCGGACCTCAACGACCTGTATCGCCGCGTCATCAACCGCAACAACCGCTTGAAGCGGCTGATGGAGCTGCGTGCGCCTGACATCATCATCCGCAACGAAAAGCGCATGCTGCAGGAGGCCGTCGACGCGCTGTTCGACAACGGCCGCCGCGGCCGCGTCATCACGGGCGCCAACAAGCGCCCGCTGAAGTCGCTCGCCGACATGCTGAAGGGCAAGCAAGGCCGGTTCCGTCAGAACCTGCTCGGCAAGCGCGTCGACTATTCGGGCCGTTCGGTGATCGTGGTCGGTCCCGAGCTGCGCCTGCATCAGTGCGGCCTGCCGAAGAAGATGGCGCTCGAGTTGTTCAAGCCGTTCATCTACTCGCGGCTCGACGCCAAGGGTCTGTCCACCACGGTGAAGCAGGCCAAGAAGCTGGTCGAGAAGGAGCGTCCGGAGGTCTGGGATATCCTCGACGAGGTGATCCGCGAGCATCCGGTGCTGCTCAACCGCGCGCCGACGCTGCATCGCCTCGGCATCCAGGCGTTCGAGCCGGTGCTGATCGAAGGCAAGGCGATCCAGCTGCATCCGCTGGTCTGCGCCGCCTTCAACGCCGACTTCGACGGCGACCAGATGGCCGTGCACGTTCCGCTGTCGCTCGAAGCGCAGCTGGAAGCGCGCGTCCTGATGATGTCGACCAACAACATCCTGCATCCGGCAAACGGCCAGCCGATCATCGTGCCGTCGCAGGACATCGTGCTCGGCCTCTACTACGTCTCGATCATGCGCGAAGGCCTGCCCGGCGAGGGCAAGATCTTCGGCGACATGGCCGAGCTCGAGCATGCCCTGCATTCGAAGGTCATCCACCTCCATACCAAGATCAAGTACCGGTGGGAGAGCCTCGACGACGAAGGCAAGCTGACCAAGCGGTGGATCGAAACCACCGCGGGCCGCGTCATGCTCGGCAATCTGCTGCCGAAGAGCACCAAGATCTCGTACGACATCATCAACAAGCTGATGACCAAGCGCGAGATCTCGGGCGTGATCGACCAGGTCTACCGTCACTGCGGTCAGAAGGAGACGGTGATCTTCTGCGACCGCATCATGGCGCTCGGCTTCTACAACGCCTTCAAGGCGGGCATCTCGTTCGGCAAGGACGACATGGTCGTGCCGGCGTCGAAGTGGAAGATCGTGGACCAGACCCGTACGCTGGCGAAGGATTTCGAGCAGCAGTACAATGACGGCCTGATCACCCATGGCGAGAAGTACAACAAGGTCGTCGACGCCTGGTCGAAGGCCGGTGAAGAAGTCGCCAAGGCGATGATGAAGGAGATCTCGTCCACCAAGAAGACGGCGGCGGGCGCGGATGCCGACATCAACTCGATCTACATGATGGCGCACTCCGGTGCGCGTGGTTCGCCGGCCCAGATGCGCCAGCTCGCCGGCATGCGCGGCCTGATGGCCAAGCCGTCGGGCGAGATCATCGAGACGCCGATCATTTCCAACTTCAAGGAAGGTCTGTCGGTGCTCGAGTACTTCAACTCGACCCACGGCGCCCGCAAGGGCCTCGCGGACACCGCGTTGAAGACCGCGAACTCCGGCTACCTGACCCGCCGTCTGGTCGACGTCGCGCAGGACTGCATCATCACGCAGACCGATTGCGGCACCACGCTCGGCATCAAGATGCGCGCCATCGTCGACGCCGGCACGGTCGTTGCCTCGCTCGGCTCGCGCATCCTGGGCCGGACGGCCTGCGATGACGTGCGCGATCCCGCCACCAACGAGGTGATCATCAAGCGTGACACCTTGATGGAGGAAAGCCACGTCGATGCGATCCAGCAGGCCGGCATCCAGGAAGTGAAGATCCGCTCGGCGCTGACCTGCGAGCTGATCAACGGCATCTGCGCCAAGTGCTACGGCCGCGACCTGGCCCGCGGCACGCCGGTCAACCACGGTGAGGCCGTCGGCGTCATCGCGGCACAGTCGATCGGTGAGCCCGGCACGCAGCTGACGATGCGCACGTTCCACATCGGCGGCGCCGCCCAGCTCAACGAGCAGTCGTTCGTCGAATCGAACTTCGACGGCAAGATCGTGATCAGGAACAAGGCGATCGCGCGCAACAGCGAGGGTAGCCTGATCGCGATGGTGCGCAACATGGTCGTTGCGATCGTCGATGCCGACGGCACCGAGCGCGCAACCCACCGTATTCAGTACGGTTCGAAGATGCACGTCGACGAAGGCGACACCGTCAAGCGCGGCCAGCGCATCGCGGAGTGGGATCCCTACACCCGCCCGGTGCTCACCGAAGTCGAGGGCACGATCGGGTTCGAGGATCTGGTCGAAGGCCAGTCGATCTCGGAAACGCTCGACGAATCGACCGGTATCGCCAAGCGCGTGGTCATTGACTGGCGCACGACGCGCGGCGGCTCGGACCTGCGTCCGGCCATCGTGGTCAAGGGCAAGGACGGCAAGGTGCTCAAGCTCGCGCGTGGCGGCGATGCCCGCTACATGCTGTCGGTCGACGCCATTCTGTCGGTCGACATCAATGCGAAGGTGATGCCCGGCGACATCCTGGCGCGTATCTCGACCGAGAGCGCCAAGACGCGTGACATCACCGGCGGTCTGCCGCGGGTGGCGGAACTGTTCGAGGCTCGCAAGCCGAAGGATGCGGCGATCATCGCGGAGACCGCGGGAACGATCCGCTTCGGCCGCGACTACAAGAACAAGCGCCGCATCTCGATCGAGCCGATGGACAAGACCGAGGAGCCGCGCGAGTACCTGATCCCGAAGGGCAAGCACATCCACCTTCAGGACGGCGACATCGTCGAAAAGGGCGATTTCATCGTCGAAGGCAATCCGGCGCCGCACGACATCCTGGCGATCAAGGGCATCGAGGAACTCGCTGCCTATCTGGTCAACGAAATCCAGGAGGTCTACCGGTTGCAGGGCGTGCTCATCAACGACAAGCACATCGAGGTGATTGTCCGTCAGATGCTGCAGAAGGTCGAGGTCACCGATCAGGGCGACACCGACATGATCTCGGGCGAGCAGGTCGACAAGATCGAGTTCGACGCGCTCAACACCAAGGCCAAGGAGGAGGGCAAGAAGCCCGCCACGGGTACGCCGGTTCTGCTCGGCATCACCAAGGCGAGCTTGCAGACCCGCTCGTTCTTCTCGGCGGCGTCGTTCCAGGAGACCACGCGCGTGCTCACCGAGGCGGCGGTCAACGGCAAGATCGACCCGCTCGAGGGCCTCAAGGAGAACGTCATTGTCGGCCGCCTGATCCCGGCCGGCACCGGCGCCTCGATGGCGCGGATCCGCGAAGTCGCGGTCAAGCGCGACAAGCTGATCCTCGACGAGCGCGAGAAGCAGCAGGCGGCGATCGTGCCGACGGCCCCGGAAGCGGAGCCGCTGGCGCTGCCGCCCGCGGAATAG